Proteins encoded by one window of Lathyrus oleraceus cultivar Zhongwan6 chromosome 1, CAAS_Psat_ZW6_1.0, whole genome shotgun sequence:
- the LOC127100195 gene encoding uncharacterized protein LOC127100195 → MEQLQENQVVLQEEVSQMRSQMQQLMETIQAVARGQEIMAKMQEEMNQRASTTNPPTPRTVENPTPVPQVDPPININAPGGVPNDNPRPHALETDDQLDAFFIPRDASQDDAFGSATNKVERKVKAIEEKLKAMGSTDILGLDAAEMCLVPGVIIPAKFKVPDFEKYKGNSDPRTHIRAYCRKMAAYSSDDQLLMHFFQDSLSGASLDWYMQLEGNHIHTWREMAEAFLKHYQYNTDMAPNRTQLQNLTQRSEESFKEYAQWWRELAARVQPPLLERELVDMFMGNLQGPYLDRMVGSTSSGFSDLVLAGERIENMIKMGKIQNSASTSSASKKPFVPYGKKREGETNAASIIRTRNPTYPQVAAIAPVQPSQQQPLAIPVQTQQQQRELGPPPAVLPPGYDANAHCEFHSGAPGHSIENCKALKYKVQDLIDSKAITFAPKRPNVNNNPMPPHNNASVNMMEADNGRRLMSCVDELKTPLIEIKNALMKNNTFPICGNDCEHCLINPQQCRTLKFVIQQLMNQGILVVDCPSTNEDVSTLEIPYDEVPPLQIPYEFSQLTLSTNPITPIIITVPTPFPYVDTKAVPWMYDTSVYIHGQKIQEEPLKSSDPMINITGTSGVTRSGRIFAPTRTPIGTINPSTSDKGKQIDGAQQRQDPVPSSEVDEFLRIIKKSDYRVVDQLNQTPSKISMLSLLMCSEAHREALVKFLRTAHVPQEISVCQFEGVVNNIATSLSLVLSRVLVDTGSSLNVMPKSSFAKLTIEGLVMKSSELIVRAFDGTRRTVIGEVNLPMKIGPHIFLITFFVMDIYPAYSCLLGRPWIHSAGAVTSTLHQKLKFLADDKLVVVEGEEDIMVSHLASFRYVEGEGEIREVPFQSFEVINVEMVCPARDESKDAESPMASLKDALTIIKDGHPQGWGRLLELPANKDRTGLGYNSQNLKKPAPIATRGSVLPLSDNFSSAGYLDDNRICAVEEEEKEEEDDDGLIFTKTDGNGATKWTEFEIPKVTLIEISSSTTINDNSATVSYDFDNPINQADEQCEEEAELPEELARLLKQEEKVIQPHEESVEVINLGTDEEAKEVRVGSALQDEVKTKLIELLKEYKDVFAWSYQDMPGLDTDIVVHHLPLKEECSPVKQKLRRTRPDMAMKIKEEVQKQLNAGFLAVSNYPQWIANVVPVPKKDGKVRMCIDYRNLNRASPKDDFPLPHIDVLVDNTAQFSVFSFMDERKYHSQVLFKFQKQLLGLV, encoded by the exons ATGGAGCAACTTCAAGAGAACCAAGTTGTCCTTCAGGAAGAAGTATCCCAAATGCGGTCCCAAATGCAGCAATTGATGGAGACTATTCAAGCAGTCGCAAGAGGTCAGGAGATtatggcaaaaatgcaagaagaaatGAACCAACGTGCCAGTACTACCAATCCTCCTACTCCTCGAACGGTCGAGAATCCGACTCCAGTTCCTCAAGTTGATCCTCCAATCAACATTAATGCACCCGGCGGTGTTCCAAACGACAATCCTCGTCCTCATGCTCTTGAGACAGACGACCAACTTGATGCATTCTTCATCCCAAGGGACGCTTCTCAAGATGACGCCTTCGGTTCCGCAACCAACAAGGTGGAAAGGAAGGTAAAGGCTATCGAGGAAAAGCTCAAGGCAATGGGGAGCACTGACATTTTGGGCCTCGATGCGGCAGAAATGTGCTTAGTACCTGGGGTCATCATTCCGGCCAAGTTCAAAGTtccggactttgaaaaatataagggaaatagcGACCCTAGGACACACATTAGGGCATACTGCCGAAAGATGGCTGCCTATTCCAGCGATGATCAACTTCTAATGCATTTTTTCCAGGATTCCCTCagtggggcatctttggattggtacatgcaACTCGAGGGCAACCATATTCACACCTGGAGGGAAATGGCTGAGGCATTCCTCAAGCactatcagtacaacactgatatGGCACCTAATCGGACGCAGTTGCAAAATTTGACTCAGAGGTCTGAGGAgtccttcaaagagtatgcccagtgGTGGAGGGAATTAGCTGCTAGGGTACAACCCCCATTGCTAGAAAGAGAACTGGTAGACATGTTTATGGGAAACTTGCAAGGTCCATACCTTGATAGAATGGTAGGGAGCACCTCTTCAGGCTTTTCTGACCTGGTCTTAGCCGGTGAAAGGATAGAAAATATGATTAAAATGGGAAAGATCCAGAACTCTGCCAGTACTTCTAGTGCATCAAAGAAACCTTTTGTTCCCTATGGTAAAAAACGAGAAGGCGAGACCAATGCTGCCTCCATCATTCGAACAAGAAATCCCACTTATCCACAAGTGGCTGCCATAGCTCCCGTCCAACCAAGTCAACAACAACCATTGGCAATTCCTgttcaaactcaacaacaacaacg GGAGTTAGGACCCCCACCAGCGGTTCTTCCTCCCGGTTATGATGCAAATGCCCATTGTGAATTTCATTCTGGCGCTCCCGGGCATTCGATCGAGAATTGTAAAGCATTAAAGTACAAGGTTCAAGATCTTATTGACTCTAAGGCAATCACGTTTGCCCCCAAGAGGCCGAATGTGAATAATAACCCGATGCCCCCTCACAACAATGCATCAGTGAATATGATGGAAGCTGACAATGGGAGGAGATTGATGTCCTGTGTGGACGAGTTAAAAACACCACTCATCGAGATCAAGAATGCTTTGATGAAGAATAATACATTTCCCATCTGTGGTAATGACTGTGAACATTGTCTGATTAACCCGCAACAATGTAGAACATTGAAGTTTGTCATACAACAATTAATGAACCAAGGGATCTTGGTGGTAGACTGCCCATCCACAAACGAAGATGTGTCTACCCTCGAGATACCATACGACGAAGTCCCTCCTCTGCAAATTCCATATGAGTTCTCTCAGTTAACTCTGTCGACAAATCCTATTACTCCAATCATAATAACAGTTCCCACACCATTCCCATATGTTGACACCAAGGCAGTCCCTTGGATGTATGACACCTCAGTCTACATTCATGGTCAGAAGATTCAAGAAGAACCATTGAAGTCTAGCGACCCAATGATCAATATCACAGGCACTAGTGGAGTCACAAGAAGTGGAAGGATATTTGCACCGACACGCACTCCAATTGGAACTATCAATCCTTCAACTTCAGACAAAGGCAAACAAATTGATGGCGCTCAGCAAAGACAAGACCCCGTACCTTCAAGTGAAGTAGACGAGTTCTTACGCAtcatcaagaagagcgattatCGAGTAGTTGATCAGCTTAACCAGACACCCTCTAAGATCTCAATGTTGTCTCTATTGATGTGCTCAGAGGCCCATAGGGAGGCTTTGGTAAAGTTTCTAAGGACAGCTCATGTACCGCAAGAGATATCTGTTTGTCAGTTTGAAGGAGTAGTTAACAATATCGCTACTAGCTTAAGCTTAG TCCTATCAAGAGTTTTGGTAGACACTGGGTCTTCCCTCAATGTGATGCCTAAGAGTTCCTTTGCTAAACTAACTATTGAAGGACTCGTAATGAAGTCGAGTGAGCTTATAGTAAGAGCATTTGATGGGACTAGAAGGACTGTAATCGGTGAGGTGAATTTGCCTATGAAGATTGGTCCCCATATTTTCCTTATCACTTTCTTCGTAATGGATATCTATCCAGCCTACAGCTGTCTGCTTGGGAGGCCTTGGATCCATTCAGCTGGTGCAGTCACTTCAACACtccaccaaaaattgaaattcttAGCTGATGATAAGCTAGTTGTTGTCGAGGGTGAGGAGGACATTATGGTAAGTCACCTCGCATCTTTCCGATACGTTGAAGGAGAAGGGGAGATAAGAGAAGTCCCATTCCAATCATTCGAAGTTATCAATGTTGAAATGGTTTGCCCAGCAAGGGATGAATCAAAAGATGCCGAATCTCCCATGGCATCTCTTAAAGACGCCCTGACAATTATAAAGGATGGACACCCCCAAGGATGGGGAAGATTGCTTGAACTCCCTGCCAACAAGGACCGCACCGGTTTGGGATACAACTCCCAGAATTTGAAGAAGCCCGCGCCGATCGCTACAAGGGGATCAGTGCTCCCGCTGTCCGACAACTTCTCAAGTGCTGGTTACCTGGATGACAACCGTATTTGTGCcgtggaagaagaagaaaaagaagaagaagatgatgatggCTTGATCTTCACAAAGACTGATGGAAATGGTGCCACCAAATGGACCGAGTTTGAAATACCTAAAGTGACCTTGATCGAAAT ATCATCCTCGACAACCATCAATGACAATTCTGCTACAGTCTCATACGACTTTGACAACCCGATTAATCAAGCTGATGAACAGTGTGAGGAAGAGGCCGAACTCCCAGAAGAATTGGCAAGGCTGCTCAAGCAAGAGGAAAAAGTCATCCAGCCGCACGAAGAATCAGTGGAAGTGATTAACCTTGGGACAGATGAGGAAGCGAAAGAAGTCCGAGTCGGCTCCGCTCTACAAGACGAGGTGAAGACAAAATTGATTGAGCTCTTGAAGGAATACAaagatgtgtttgcatggtcataccaagatatgcccgGCCTCGATACTGACATTGTGGTCCATCATCtaccccttaaagaagaatgTTCTCCAGTAAAGCAAAAACTACGAAGAACCCGTCCCgacatggctatgaaaatcaaggaggaggtacaaaagcagcTCAACGCCGGCTTCCTAGCGGTCTCCAATTATCCTCAATGGATAGCTAACGttgtgcctgtacctaagaaggatggcaaagtaaGGATGTGCATAGATTACAGAAATCTAAATagagcaagtcccaaagatgactttccacttccaCACATTGACGTGCTAGTAGATAATACCGCCCAGTTCTCtgttttctcttttatggatg AGAGGAAGTATCATTCTCAAGTTCTCTTTAAGTTTCAGAAGCAgttacttggacttgtttaa